The genomic DNA TGTCCGCCGGAATCGGGAACGGAAAGTCGAAATGGGCAACCTGCGCGAGGGCGTGCACGCCAGCATCGGTGCGACCCGACCCGTACACCCCGAAGGTCCCGTCCGGCTGCTTGGCCATCCGATTCACAAGCTTGGTCAGCACCCCTTCCACCGTTCGCTGGTGGGGTTGGCGTTGAAAGCCGGCAAACTGGGTCCCATCGTAGGCAAACGTGATTTTATAGCGTTGTGTCATTTACACCCCTCGCAATCCAATTACAATCAAACCCACCAGCAGAATCAGGCCCAGAGCCGCGGTATCTAAGCGGTGCCAGTGGTACTGGTAGTAGCTACTGCGGGGCTGACTCGCATCATACCCGCTCGCACCCAGAGCATCCGCCAGGTTATCCGCGTGGCGAAAGGCCGAGACCAGTAAGGGAATGATCAACGCCAGGACGTTTTTGACCCGGTGCCAGAGCTTCCCGCTGTTAAAGACCACACCCCGGGAGCGCTGGGCGTTCATAATCGTCTGCATCTCGTTCAACAAGGTTGGAATAAACCGGAGCGCAATTGAGATCATGATTCCAATCATGGCGACCGGGACCCCGACCCGTTTCAAGGGTGTCAGTAACGTTTCAACCCCCTTCGCAATCGCGTTTGGAGACGTGGTCACCGTCAAAAGCATCGCAACGATAATAATCAGTAAGAACCGGACAAAGATTAAGCCGGCCGTCGTCACCCCAACGCTGGTGACGTTGATCGGACCCCAGTGCCAGTAGGTCGTGCCTCCGTGGCCAAAGGCCAACTGAATCACAACCGTGAACGCGATTAACCACACAAACGGGCGTAACGAGGTCACGAGCAGGTGTAATGGCACCTGGGCGAGGCGGACCAGCCCCAGGATGACGGCGGTCAACCAGGCGTAGTTCAGCCCGTTGTTCGCCAGTAAAATCCAGGTAATTAACAGCAGCAACCCAACAATTTTTCCGGTGGGATGGAGGCGATGGAGAAGCGAGTGACCCGGCAGGTAGTTTCCAAAAACCAGTTGATTCATTTGGCCGCCTCCTTTCGAAGGTGAGCGAGGACCTGGGCTACCAGTTCCAGGCGGGTCAGGGGCAGCTGGTCGAACGTGATCCCCTGGGCTTGGAGCGCACGCCCGACCCGCACCGCCCCAGGCAGCACGAACTGGTTCGGTGTGGTTTGAAAGAAGGTTCGAGGCGTCGTGTCCTGGGTAATGCGGCCGGCTTGCAGCACGACCACCCGCTGCGCATACCGCGCCACGATGTCCATTTCGTGGGTAATCATGATGATGGTAACGTGCTGCTCCCGATTTAAGCTGTGCAGTAATTCCAAAATGGCCCGCCGCCCATGGCCATCGAGACCGACCGTTGGTTCATCGAGAATCAGGAGCTTGGGTTGGCTCGCCAGCACGCCGGCAAGTGCGACCCGTCGCATCTGGCCCCCGGATAGTTCAAATGGGGACCGGGACAGTAATTCTGGCGCAATTCCCACCTGCGCCAAACTTGCTCGGGCCTGGCGATCGGCCACCTCCGCGGTCGCTCCAAAGTTCCGCGGTCCAAAGGCAACGTCCTGGAGCACGGTTTCCGCAAACAACTGCTGTTCAGGGGATTGAAAGACCATCCCCACCTGGGACCGAAGCTGTTGTAACTGACTGGCCTTGAGCCGGGGCTGGAGTGCAACGCCTAAGACGTCAACCGTCCCCATCTGAGCGAACTGGAGTCCATTCAGAAGCTTCACTAACGTTGATTTCCCGCTCCCGGTCGTCCCGACGATTGTTACAAACTCACCTGCAGCCACGCTTAAACTCACGTCATGGAGCGCAGCGTGTGCCACCGGCGTGTTAACCCCATAGGTATAGTGAACGTGGTTTAAAGTAACTTGGTGAGCCATTGAATCAATTCCCTTTCGTTTAAATCATGGTCCGGGACAGGGACGCCGGCCGTTGCTAAATCACGTTGGACTTGCAAGCTAAACGGCCGTTCCAGCTGTAGCTGCGTCAGGAGCTGGTCCTGCTGAAATAACGCCGCCGGAGTGCCCGTAAAGGCCACCTGGTGATCAGCTAGCGCCACGACCTGCTCGGCAATCCCTAACATTTCTAAGTCGTGGGTGATGAGCACGATCGTCAGGCCGGTTTGTTGTTGCAGGCGTTTCACAATCTGGTTGAGTTCAGCTTTAGCCTGGGGGTCCAGCATGCTCGTCGCTTCGTCTAAGATTAAAACTTCGGGCGTCACTGCTAGTGCACTGGCGAGAGCAACCCGTTGCTTTTGACCCCCGGAGAGCAAGCCGGGTTCGCGATCCCGGTACGTCCACATCCCCACTTGGTCTAAGGCCGTGCGAACCCGTTGGTGCATTACGGAACGCGGCACGTTCCGATTTTCCAACCCAAAGGCGGTGTTTTCGGCAACCGTCGCGCCGACAATTTGGTCATCGGGGTTTTGAAAAACGATCCCGATCCGCTGCCGGAGCCGGGTAATGGTCGTGGCCGTGACTTCTTCCTGATCAAGGAAGATCTGCCCCTGATCGGCCGTCAACAAGCCCGTTATAAGCTTGGCAATCGTACTCTTCCCACTTCCATTCGCCCCGACCAGGGCAACCGTTTGCCCAGCTGGAATCTGGAAGGAAACCTGCTCCAGCACCGGAGTTTCCGGTTGGTACGAAAAGTCAACGCCCTGAAATTCAATTGTCGCGGTCACTACAACCACCTCCTTGAGATTGGAATTTAATTTTATGTATAAAAAAATCACTAAAAGATTGAGGCGCATGGTCAGACCACATTCAAGCTAGACTTGGACCTTCCATCATCATAACGCTTTATACCTCAACCTTAGTGATTCAGTGAAAATATGAAATTAGGGGTAACCTAATCCTTAAACAAATTCTAAGATAACCATTTGTGCACCGTCACCACGACGTGGCATCGTCTTCAAAATCCGAGTGTAACCACCTTGACGATCTTGATACTTCGGTGCGAGTTCATCAAACAATTTTTGTAATGCCGTCGTAACTTTGATGTCATCGCCGTCTTCTTTCACATCGGCAATCGTGTTTTGTAAGTAAGCAGCAGCCCGCCGACGTGCAGCTAAGTCACCCTTCTTACCTAACGTCACCATTTGTTCGGCTAATGATCTCACCGTCTTTGCTTTAGCTTCGGTCGTTTCGATCCGATCGTTGACGATTAATTCAGTAGTCAAGTTACGAAGCATAGCACGACGAGGGCCTTTTTCGCGACCAAATTTACGATAACTCATAAGTGGGAGCCTCCTTTTTAATTAGTCTTCTTTACGAAATGATAATCCAAGCCCTTCCAGCTTCTGTTCGATTTCTTCCAGGGACTTACGTCCGAGGTTGCGAACTTTCATCATGTCAGCCATGGATTTATCGGTTAATTCTTGCACGGTATTAATTCCAGCTCGTTTTAAACAATTGTAAGAACGAACGGAAAGATCCAATTCTTCAATTGACATTTCGAGCATTTTTTCTTTATGGCTTTCTTCTTTTTCCACCATGACGTTAGCTTGTTGGGCCTTGTCCGTGAGGTCCACGAACATTTCTAAGTGTTGTGATAACACTTTGGCTGCCAAGCTAATCGCTTCGGAAGGAGTAATTGAACCATTAGTCCAAACATCGAGAGTCAATTTATCAAAGTCATCACGCTGTCCAACACGCGTATCTTCAACCTGATAGTTAACACGTTCGATTGGGGTATAGATCGAATCGACTGGTAACACGCCAATTGGCATTTCGTCATTTCTAGCTTTATTTTCTTCAGCTGATACATAACCACGGCCCTTGTTCGCCGTTACCGTCATGTGTAAAGTAGCACCCTCAGCAACCGTTGCAATGTGCAAATCGGGATTCAAAATCGTGGTATCACTGTCAGTGACGAGGTCCGCCCCAGTTACATCGGCCGGACCAGTAACGTTCACACTCATCGTGTGGGTTTCGTTTTGATCGTCTTCACTTTCAATTTTCACTTTCAACTTTTTCAAGTTCAAAATGATCTTTGTGACATCCTCAGTAACCCCTTTAACGGTTGAGAATTCGTGTAAAACACCATCAATTTGAACACTAGTAACTGCAGCGCCTGGTAAAGAAGCTAGTAAAACTCGTCGTAGCGAGTTCCCCAAGGTTGTCCCGTAACCACGTTCTAATGGTTCGACAACTACTTCACCATAGTTATTTGTTTCTTCAATTTTGTGAATGTTTGGCTTTTCAAATTCAATCATTCTAACTTCTACCCCTTTCAAACAGCGTTGAGTCTATTACAAAATGAGCTTGCATTAATATTAAACTCGACGACGTTTTGGAGGACGGCAACCGTTATGAGGAACTGGAGTAACGTCACGAATTGCGGCAACTTCCAGTCCAGTTGTTTGTAAAGCCCGAATTGCAGATTCACGACCCGAACCAGGCCCCTTCACTGCAACTTCCACAGTCTTCATACCATGTTCCATGGCTGCTTTTGCGGCCGCTTCAGCAGCCATTTGGGCAGCAAATGGAGTTGATTTCCGACTACCACGGAACCCTAATGCACCAGCAGATGACCAAGCAATCGCGTTTCCTTGAACGTCAGTAATCATTACTAAGGTGTTGTTGAACGTTGAGTGAATGTGAGCCACCCCAGCTTCAACGTGCTTTCTTGCTTTCCGTTTGCGAGTATTCTTCTTAACCATAGGGACTGATAACCTCCTTTTTAATTATTATTTTTTCGTTCTCTTACCTTTTCTGGTCCGAGCATTATTCTTCGTGTGTTGACCTCTTGAAGGCAAACCACGACGGTGACGCAACCCACGGTATGAACCGATTTCTGAGAGCCGTTTGATGTTCATGCTAACTTCACGACGCAAGTCACCTTCGATGGTGTATTCATCGAGCGCAACCCGGATCTTATCTTCTTGTTCAGGAGTTAAGTCTTGCGTCCGAACGTCTTCTGAAACCCCAGCTTGTTGCAACACTTTTTGGGCAGTTGTGTTTCCAACTCCGTAAATGTAAGTCAGGGCAATGACAACACGCTTGTTACGTGGTAAATCTACTCCGGCAATACGAGCCATTAATGTCCACCTCCTCTAATTTAAGCTTATTTTCCTTGGCGTTGTTTGTGCTTAGCGTTGGCAGAGCAAATTACCATTACTCGACCCTTGCGCTTAATAATTTTGCAGTTTTCGCACATCTTTTTTACTGATGGTCTTACTTTCATTTTATAACCCTCCTAGATAAACGGTCTTACTTAAACCGATAAGTAATGCGACCTTTGGTTAAATCATATGGTGACATCTCAACAGTTACCCGGTCTCCTGGAAGTATCTTAATGTAATGCATTCTAATCTTACCAGAAACGTGCGCTAAGATTTCGTGGCCGTTTTCAAGTTCGACCCGAAACATGGCGTTTGGTAACGTTTCGGTAATTTTTCCTTCGATTTCAATTACGTTATCTTTCGACACAACAATCCTCCAAAATTTAAATCAATCAAATCCGCTCTAAAAACCGTTCCCAATCCCTACCAATATAGCATATTAGCGGGGATTCGACAACGAAGCTGTTATTTGGTGTGCAATTGAGACAACACTTGATTGATTTCCTTAGTAACCTCCGCGATGGCTTGGTTTCCATCCACCGTGTGCAACAAGTTGCGGTTCGAATAGAAGTCAATTAATGGGGTATTCATCTTTAAATTAACTTCTAACCGATTCTTCACGGTCTCCGGCTTGTCATCGCTTCGTTGGTAAAAGACATGTCCACCACAAACATCACACGTACCTTCAACACGAGGCTTTTTGTACAATTTATGATAAGTAGCACCACAGTTTTTACAAATGAACCGACCAGACAACCGTTCCACGAGGGTGTGCGGATCAACATCAATGTTTAACACCGCATCGAGTGGTTTGGCTAACTTGGTGGTCATCTTTTCTAGTTGTTCGGCCTGGACAATGGTCCGGGGAAACCCATCCAACAAGTACCCGGGCTGGGTATCAGGTTGTTGTAAGCGTTCTTCAACGATTCCACAGGTCACGTCATCGGGAACCAGGTCCCCACGATCAATGTACGTTTGAGCTTTCACTCCCAACGGCGTTTGTTGCTTCATTGCCGCCCGGAAGATGTCTCCGGTCGAAATATGAGGAATCCCATACTGCTCTACAATAAAATCAGCCTGCGTCCCCTTCCCGGCTCCGGGAAGACCCATAATCAACAAATTCATTGCCATTCGTTTGTGCCTCCTACTTTGCCTTGGGATCATTCTGAATGAACCCGGTATATTCTTGTCGCATGGTTAACCCCTTGATTTGGTTCATGAATTCGATGGTCACTCCCACAATAATCAAGAGGTTCGTCCCACCAAGTCCAATCGAGCTGTTTAAGTTCCAGACGTTTTGAGCAATCAACGGGATAATTGAAACGACCCCTAAGAATAATGCCCCAATCGTACTTAACCGCATCAATAACCGCGAAACGTAATCCTGCGTTCCTCGACCGGGCCACACACCAGGAATGTAACTCCCCTGTTTTTGCAGGTTCTCAGCCAGTTTTTGCGGATTAACCTGCACAAAGGCGTAGAAGAACGTGAAGACCACAATAAGAATCGTGTAAAAGGTCGCTCCCATTGAAGTTTGCATGTTAAACAATTCTGATAAGAATTTGAACCAACCCGACTCACCGTAGTTCTTCGTAAAGAACATCAGAATCGTTTGGGGCGTTGAGATAAAGGCACTGGCAAAGATGACAGGAATCACTCCCGCAACGTTCACCTTAAGGGGCAGGTAACTGGAATCAGCTGACCCAGCGGCCCGCCGCGTGTATTGAATTGGAATCCGGCGTTCGGCTTGTTGAACCCAGGTCACAAAGGTCACGATGATCAGCATAATGATGATCAACGCTACGATGAAGAGGGCGGGTTTCCACATTTGATCCATGGCCGTTCCCTGAATGTAATCCCGGTAGATGCTGTCAAATCCAGTCGGAATGTTCGCAACAATTCCAGCAAAGATAATCATGGAAACTCCTTGCCCAACTCCCTTGTCGGTAATCATGTCCCCCATCCAAGTGGTTAACATGGTTCCGGCAGTCAGGATCAGCCCAATACTAATGTAAGTTCCAATCCCGGGGTTTTGCACCAGTTTTAAACTACTTAGGGCGTTAAAACCGGCCGTAATTCCAATTGACTGGGCAAAGGCGAGGAATACGGTTAGCCGCTTGGTCACTTTATCAAGCTTTAATCGCCCAACTTCTCCCTGCTTCCCCCATTCCACAAACTTGGGAACGATGTCCATTTGTAATAACTGAACCACAATTTGAGCAGTAATGTAAGGTGAAACTCCCATCGCAAAGATCGAATAATTAGTTAAACCTCCACCACTGAACATGTTCAAAACGTTAACTAACCCAGAAGAAGCAACTTCTTGAAGTGCCTTTGCGTTAATCCCTGGGACTGTAATGTAAGCACCCAGTCGAAACACAGCGAGAACAACCAGCGTGAACAAAATTTTGTTCCGAATGCCTTTGTCTTGGAATGCACTTTTTAAGGTTGATAACATTAGATCACCTCAGCTTTACCGCCGGCATCTTCAATTGCTTTTTTCGCACTTGCAGAGAACTTGTTGGCTTGAACCGTCAACTGTTTGTCAAGTTGACCGTTACCGAGCACCTTGATTCCGTCCTTGAGGTTCCGGATAATCCCAGTTTCTACTAATGCTTCAGGAGTTACTTCGGCACCGTTGTCAAACGCGTTCAGTTCATTAACGTTCACGATCACAATGTCCTTGCGGTGAATGTTAGTGAATCCGCGTTTTGGAATCCGACGATACAAAGGCATTTGGCCCCCTTCAAAACCTAAACGGGTTTTGCCACGGGCTTTTTGGCCTTTTTGTCCCCGACCAGACGTTTTACCCTTGCTGGAACGACCACGACCCTTCCGAGTCCGTTCTGAACGTGAACCTGCAGCAGCTTTTAATTCGTCTAACTTCATGAATTGCACCTCCTCTTACTTTAAATGTAATTAATCCTTAACTTGTTCAACGTCAACGAGGTGAGCAATTTTGAATAATGCTCCCCGCGTTGCTGCATTATCGGGCTTGATTACACTACTGTTAATCCGGCCTAATCCTAATGCTTCCACAATCTTACGTTGTTTGGGAAGACGATGAGCAGCACTGTGAACTAAAGTAATCTTTAATTGAGCCATCTGTATCTCCTCCTTATTCAGCTAAGTGGTCTGCAGAAACACCACGAAGTTCTGAAACTTCAGTAGCACTCTTCAGTCCCTTTAGCCCTTCGAAAGTTGCCCGGATAACGTTGATTGCTGTGTCAGAACCAAGTCGTTTACTGGTAACATCGTTAATGCCCGCTAAATCCATCACGGCACGAACGGCACCACCAGCAGCTACTCCAGAACCTTCTTCGGCTGGTTTTAACATAATTTTACCCCCGCCGTAAACTCCAACGATTTCGTGGGGAATCGTCGTTCCAACGATAGGAACTTCGATCAAGTTCTTCTTAGCAGCTTCAACGGCCTTCCGAATGGCTTCTGGAACTTCTTGCGCTTTTCCAGTTCCAAAACCAACGTGACCATTTTTGTCACCAACAACCGCTAGGGCAGCAAACCGGAGCCGCCGTCCACCTTTAACAACCTTTGTAATCCGGTTGATGGCAACAACATTATCATCTAAATCCAATTTGTTCGGATCAATAAATTTAGCCATGCGAGTGTCTTCCTCCTTTGATTAAAATTCGAGTCCATTTTCGCGCGCGCCCGATGCTAAGGCAGCCACACGACCATGGTATAAGTAACCACCACGGTCAAAAACAACTTTTTTGATGTTTTTGGCAGTAGCCCGGTCAGCAACTAACTTCCCAACGCTGTTCGCTTGTTCCGTTTTGGTGCTTCCAGTTACTTCTTTGTCAAGAGTTGAGGCACTAGCTAGCGTTACACCCGCTACGTCATCAATTACTTGAGCGTAGATGTTTTTGTTAGAACGGAAAACGTCTAAACGTGGGCACTCAGCAGTACCAGCAATTTTACTACGAACACGAGCATGTCTTACCTTTCGTGTTTTGTTTTTGCTTGGTTTTGAAATCAAAATAGTCACCTCTATTATCTGTTTAAAAACTACTTACCAGTCTTACCTTCTTTAAGCACAATCCGTTCGCCTTCGTAACGAATCCCTTTCCCTTTGTAAGGTTCTGGGGAACGAATTGCACGAACTTTAGCGGCAAAATCACCAACGTGTTGTTTGTTAATTCCTTCGATTTGAATCGTCGTGTTGTCAGGAACTTGCACGTCAAGGTCTTCTGGAAGCGGTACTTCAACGGGGTTGGAGTAACCAACGTTTAAAATTAAGGTTTTGCCCTTTAATTGGGTCCGGTATCCAACCCCAACTAACTTAAGGTTCTTCTTAAATCCGTTGGCCACCCCTTCAACCATGTTGTTGAAGTTCGCACGGGAAGTTCCGTGCATGGCGCGCATTTTGTTGTCGTACTTACCAGCTGGTTCGAAGTTAACTTCGTTCCCGTTCACCTTCATTTCCACCATTGGAGAGAAAGTTTGGGTTAATTCACCCTTAGGACCCTTAACGGTCACTTGGTCACCGTTTTGAGTGACCGTAACCCCTTCTGGGATTTCAACTGTTTTGTAACCAATTCTACTCATCTGTTAAACACCTCCATTTCCGTTGTGATGATTACCAAACGTAAGCTAACACTTCGCCACCGACTTTTTTGTCGCGAGCTTCTTTGTCAGTGATAACTCCGTTTGAAGTTGAGATGATCGCAATCCCTAAACCATTCAAGACCTTAGGAACATCATCTGATTTAACATACGAACGTAAACCAGGCTTTGAAATTCGTTTCAAGCCCGAAATAACGCGTTCGTCGTTTTTTCCATATTTGAGGAAAACCCGGATTACGCCTTGTTTATCGTCTTCGATGTATTCAACCCGACTGATAAATCCTTCGCGCTTCAAGATTTCAGCAATATTACGTTTAATTTTAGATGCAGGTACATCAACTGAAGTATGGCGTGCCATGTTGGCATTCCGAATTCGAGTTAAAAAGTCTGCAATTGGATCTGTCATTGCCATTAGCGTGGAACCTCCCTTTTAGTTTGTTTTTTCTACCAACTAGCTTTCTTCATGCCAGGAATTTGACCCCGGTGGGCAAGTTGACGTAAGCAAACCCGGCATAAGTGGAACTTTTGGTAAACCGCACGAGGTCGACCACAACGTTCGCAACGAGTGTAGTTTTGAGTAGAGAACTTAGCTGGACGCTTGTTCTTTTCTACCATCGATTTTTTAGCCAAATTAAAACCTCCTATTTAGCGAAAGGCATTCCAAATTGTTTGAGCAATTCGTGGCCTTCTTCATCAGTTTTAGCGGTCGTTACCAGCACGATATCTAACCCACGTACTCGGTTAACGTCATCGTAGTTAATTTCTGGGAAAATCAATTGTTCTTTAATTCCCACCGTGTAGTTCCCCCGACCATCAAAGGAGCGGTTTGGCACCCCATGGAAGTCACGAACTCGTGGTAAGGAAACGTTGATTAATTTGTCCAAGAAGGCGTACATTTTGTCACCGCGGAGGGTTACTTTAGCTCCGATTGGCATTCCTTCCCGCAGGCGGAAAGCGGCAATCGATTTCTTAGCTTTCGTAACCAACGGCTTTTGGCCAGCAATTAACGTTAGTTCGTTAACGGCCTCATCTAGGTTCTTGGAATTTGTTACTGCATCACCAACACCCATATTCAAAACAATTTTTTCAAGTTTTGGTCCTTGCATAATTGATGAATAGTTGAATTTTTCTACTAGTGCTGGGAGAATTTCTTTCTTATATCTTTCTTCTAAACGAGTAGACATGCGAATTGTTTCCTCCTTTCACTGACAATCGTTAGTCGATTGCTTTGTGTGATTTCTTTGAAATACGAACTTTTTTACCATCTTTAACTTCGATGCCAACCCGAGTTGGTTCGTTAGTTGATGGGTCGATCAACATTACGTTTGAGGCACTGATCGGTGCTTCAACGTCGAAAACACCACCTTGGGGGTTTCCTTGCGAAGCCTTTTCATGCTTCTTTACTTTGTTGATTCCTTCAACAACTACGCGGTTATCGGCAGCAATGACTTGGGTGATTTTGCCATCTTTTCCCTTGTCTTTTCCAGCGATCACGCGCACTTTGTCACCAGTTTTTAAGAACATTAATCTGGCACCTCCTTATTTTTGTGATTGGATTAAAGAACTTCAGGCGCTAATGAAACGATCTTCATAAAATTGTTATTCCGTAATTCACGAGCAACCGGTCCAAAAATACGGGTACCTTTCGGGCTCTTATCATCGTTAACCAAAACAGCGGCGTTTTCATCAAAGCGAATGTACGAACCATCGTTACGACGGGAAACCGCCTTAGTTCTTACGATCACTGCTTTGACCACGTCCCCTTTTTTGACAACGCCACCTGGTGTTGCTTGTTTAACAGTAGCAACAATTACGTCACCAATTCCAGCATAACGAACTCGTGAACCACCTAAAACTTTGATAGTTAAAAGTTCGCGGGCCCCAGAGTTATCGGCAACCTTCAAACGACTTTCTTGTTGGATCATAGTAAGTGTGTCCTCCCTTCAGCTTTAAAATCAGAATACGATCAAGTGACACAAAGCTAGATAATAACGGCTTCTTCAACAACATCAACGAGACGGAAGTGGACCGACTTCGATAATGGCCGTGTTTCCATGATTTCAACAATATCGTTCATCTTAGCCCGATTGTTTTCATCGCGTGCTTTGTACTTCTTGGTGTATTTGATCCGCTTACCATAAGTTGGATGTGTTTTAGTCGTTTCAACGGCAACCGTGATGGTTTTGTCCATCTTGTCAGAAACAACTCGACCTCTGTATCTCTTACGTTCATTACGTTCTGCGCTCATCTACATAACCCTCCTTTTCTCGGATTTTATTGATTTAATTCCTTTTGCCGCAAAGCTGTTTTGAGCCGGGCGATGGTCTTCCGGACCGTTCTCAAACGAGCGGTGTTTTCCAATTGACCAGTAGCTAATTGAAACCGAAGATTGAACAATTCCTTTTTGTAATCTTGTTCCTTAGCACGCATTTCGTCAGTGGTTAACTTACTAATTTCTTTAGCCTTCATTTGATTCGCCACCTACTTCCTCACGTTTAATAATCTTAGTACGAATTGGCAACTTGTTTGAAGCTAAAGTCAAGGCTTTAATGGCCGTCTCTTCGTTAACACCGGCCACTTCGAAAAGGACCTTACCGCGCTTAACGGGAGCAACCCATCCAGCTGGACTACCTTTCCCTTTACCCATTCGAACTCCAATACCCTTTTCCGTGTATGACTTTTGGGGGAAAATTTTGATCCAAACTTTTCCACCCCGCTTCATGCAACGAGTAATGGCAATTCGGCAAGCTTCAATTTGTCTGTTAGTAATCCAATGTGAATCAATGGCTTGTAAACCATATTCACCGAAAGCAACGCTATTTCCGCCCTTTGAGTGACCGCGTAATTTACCACGGTGTTCACGACGGTGCTTAACACGTTTTGGTACAAGCATGTTTACTTACCTCCCTTACGATTTTCCTCAGGTTTGTCAGGTAAAACTTCACCACGGTTAATCCAAGTTTTCACCCCAATTGAACCATAAGTAGTGTGGGCTTCGTTCCATGAGTAGTCGATGTCAGCACGTAACGTGTGCAGTGGAACCCGACCTTCTGAATAACTTTCGATCCGAGCCATGTCAGCTCCGTTTAACCGGCCAGCTGATTGCGTTTTAACTCCAGTGGCCCCAGCCCGCATTACACCCTTCATTGCTTGGCGCATGGCCCGACGGAA from Fructilactobacillus ixorae includes the following:
- a CDS encoding energy-coupling factor transporter transmembrane component T family protein, with product MNQLVFGNYLPGHSLLHRLHPTGKIVGLLLLITWILLANNGLNYAWLTAVILGLVRLAQVPLHLLVTSLRPFVWLIAFTVVIQLAFGHGGTTYWHWGPINVTSVGVTTAGLIFVRFLLIIIVAMLLTVTTSPNAIAKGVETLLTPLKRVGVPVAMIGIMISIALRFIPTLLNEMQTIMNAQRSRGVVFNSGKLWHRVKNVLALIIPLLVSAFRHADNLADALGASGYDASQPRSSYYQYHWHRLDTAALGLILLVGLIVIGLRGV
- a CDS encoding ATP-binding cassette domain-containing protein, whose translation is MAHQVTLNHVHYTYGVNTPVAHAALHDVSLSVAAGEFVTIVGTTGSGKSTLVKLLNGLQFAQMGTVDVLGVALQPRLKASQLQQLRSQVGMVFQSPEQQLFAETVLQDVAFGPRNFGATAEVADRQARASLAQVGIAPELLSRSPFELSGGQMRRVALAGVLASQPKLLILDEPTVGLDGHGRRAILELLHSLNREQHVTIIMITHEMDIVARYAQRVVVLQAGRITQDTTPRTFFQTTPNQFVLPGAVRVGRALQAQGITFDQLPLTRLELVAQVLAHLRKEAAK
- a CDS encoding energy-coupling factor transporter ATPase, with the translated sequence MTATIEFQGVDFSYQPETPVLEQVSFQIPAGQTVALVGANGSGKSTIAKLITGLLTADQGQIFLDQEEVTATTITRLRQRIGIVFQNPDDQIVGATVAENTAFGLENRNVPRSVMHQRVRTALDQVGMWTYRDREPGLLSGGQKQRVALASALAVTPEVLILDEATSMLDPQAKAELNQIVKRLQQQTGLTIVLITHDLEMLGIAEQVVALADHQVAFTGTPAALFQQDQLLTQLQLERPFSLQVQRDLATAGVPVPDHDLNERELIQWLTKLL
- the rplQ gene encoding 50S ribosomal protein L17; amino-acid sequence: MSYRKFGREKGPRRAMLRNLTTELIVNDRIETTEAKAKTVRSLAEQMVTLGKKGDLAARRRAAAYLQNTIADVKEDGDDIKVTTALQKLFDELAPKYQDRQGGYTRILKTMPRRGDGAQMVILEFV
- a CDS encoding DNA-directed RNA polymerase subunit alpha codes for the protein MIEFEKPNIHKIEETNNYGEVVVEPLERGYGTTLGNSLRRVLLASLPGAAVTSVQIDGVLHEFSTVKGVTEDVTKIILNLKKLKVKIESEDDQNETHTMSVNVTGPADVTGADLVTDSDTTILNPDLHIATVAEGATLHMTVTANKGRGYVSAEENKARNDEMPIGVLPVDSIYTPIERVNYQVEDTRVGQRDDFDKLTLDVWTNGSITPSEAISLAAKVLSQHLEMFVDLTDKAQQANVMVEKEESHKEKMLEMSIEELDLSVRSYNCLKRAGINTVQELTDKSMADMMKVRNLGRKSLEEIEQKLEGLGLSFRKED
- the rpsK gene encoding 30S ribosomal protein S11 produces the protein MVKKNTRKRKARKHVEAGVAHIHSTFNNTLVMITDVQGNAIAWSSAGALGFRGSRKSTPFAAQMAAEAAAKAAMEHGMKTVEVAVKGPGSGRESAIRALQTTGLEVAAIRDVTPVPHNGCRPPKRRRV
- the rpsM gene encoding 30S ribosomal protein S13, whose product is MARIAGVDLPRNKRVVIALTYIYGVGNTTAQKVLQQAGVSEDVRTQDLTPEQEDKIRVALDEYTIEGDLRREVSMNIKRLSEIGSYRGLRHRRGLPSRGQHTKNNARTRKGKRTKK
- the rpmJ gene encoding 50S ribosomal protein L36, which translates into the protein MKVRPSVKKMCENCKIIKRKGRVMVICSANAKHKQRQGK
- the infA gene encoding translation initiation factor IF-1, which gives rise to MSKDNVIEIEGKITETLPNAMFRVELENGHEILAHVSGKIRMHYIKILPGDRVTVEMSPYDLTKGRITYRFK
- a CDS encoding adenylate kinase, giving the protein MNLLIMGLPGAGKGTQADFIVEQYGIPHISTGDIFRAAMKQQTPLGVKAQTYIDRGDLVPDDVTCGIVEERLQQPDTQPGYLLDGFPRTIVQAEQLEKMTTKLAKPLDAVLNIDVDPHTLVERLSGRFICKNCGATYHKLYKKPRVEGTCDVCGGHVFYQRSDDKPETVKNRLEVNLKMNTPLIDFYSNRNLLHTVDGNQAIAEVTKEINQVLSQLHTK
- the secY gene encoding preprotein translocase subunit SecY codes for the protein MLSTLKSAFQDKGIRNKILFTLVVLAVFRLGAYITVPGINAKALQEVASSGLVNVLNMFSGGGLTNYSIFAMGVSPYITAQIVVQLLQMDIVPKFVEWGKQGEVGRLKLDKVTKRLTVFLAFAQSIGITAGFNALSSLKLVQNPGIGTYISIGLILTAGTMLTTWMGDMITDKGVGQGVSMIIFAGIVANIPTGFDSIYRDYIQGTAMDQMWKPALFIVALIIIMLIIVTFVTWVQQAERRIPIQYTRRAAGSADSSYLPLKVNVAGVIPVIFASAFISTPQTILMFFTKNYGESGWFKFLSELFNMQTSMGATFYTILIVVFTFFYAFVQVNPQKLAENLQKQGSYIPGVWPGRGTQDYVSRLLMRLSTIGALFLGVVSIIPLIAQNVWNLNSSIGLGGTNLLIIVGVTIEFMNQIKGLTMRQEYTGFIQNDPKAK